In the genome of Streptomyces globosus, one region contains:
- a CDS encoding bifunctional glycosyltransferase 87/phosphatase PAP2 family protein, producing MRLLLWVLAGVLALRQAAAVLRAPSGPWTPGSLYAPYDPHGLYIPHALQDPDRFPGTPFAALVLKPFLGLAPPPSLGVLWTCASLLTVAAVGLVAARGLPDPVPRRTALLAAPVLVGLMLVSLPVREAAAGGRGAVLVLPALPVLLVLLALFRVPSDRPAGFLVGLAAALQPALLLFAPLLWRTGRRPAAGAAAATFAAATALSWAALPRDSWAYWAHHLAGTGLGGAPDSLANQSVHGALLRLGLSGPGEFVLYAVLAAAIVWAGLRRGVRYARDGQVLLAAAVTGCVAVAVAPTGWRHQLLWVLLAVAGRVGARAADRRVWPVAVVLAVTLPSSVLLPNLAALAPVRDNVLLLAALAAACAVPFLPRSSPYWRTPVPTEYGRPAAARWSRIPLLPLWRRVLTRPNLLLELLLIRVGYSVYSHIRAAAPASRSLAEENGGQIHAVERALGIDIEHAVNQAVVATPWLEGFFNFYYTSFHFVVPLSILGVLYWRRPADYRWARASLGLATVLALAGFWLYPLAPPRLMPGMGFVDTVHGPQDLANPQYGAMTAISNQYAAMPSLHFGWSLWCGIVVVVLAPKAWQKLLGALHPLITVCAIVATANHWVLDAVGGAAVVGAGFGLVHVLSGPRWLQVRLPAQGSPPGGGGAEPAAGAGTRASARS from the coding sequence GTGCGCCTCCTCCTCTGGGTGCTGGCCGGCGTGCTCGCCCTCCGGCAGGCGGCCGCCGTGCTGCGCGCCCCGTCCGGCCCGTGGACTCCCGGCTCCCTCTACGCCCCGTACGACCCACACGGCCTGTACATCCCGCACGCCCTCCAGGACCCCGACCGGTTTCCCGGCACGCCTTTCGCCGCACTGGTCCTGAAGCCGTTCCTCGGACTCGCCCCGCCGCCCTCCCTCGGCGTCCTGTGGACGTGCGCGTCGCTGCTGACCGTCGCCGCCGTCGGGCTGGTCGCCGCGCGCGGCCTGCCCGACCCCGTCCCGCGGCGCACCGCCCTCCTCGCCGCGCCCGTGCTGGTCGGCCTGATGCTGGTCTCGCTGCCCGTCCGCGAGGCCGCCGCGGGCGGCCGGGGCGCGGTCCTCGTGCTGCCCGCCCTGCCCGTGCTGCTCGTCCTCCTGGCGCTGTTCCGGGTGCCGTCCGACCGCCCGGCCGGGTTCCTCGTCGGGCTCGCCGCGGCCCTCCAGCCGGCCCTGCTGCTGTTCGCCCCGCTGCTGTGGCGGACCGGCCGCCGCCCCGCCGCCGGTGCGGCCGCCGCGACGTTCGCCGCGGCCACCGCCCTGTCCTGGGCGGCCCTGCCGCGCGACTCCTGGGCGTACTGGGCGCACCACCTGGCCGGTACCGGCCTCGGCGGCGCCCCCGACTCGCTCGCCAACCAGTCCGTGCACGGGGCGCTGCTGCGGCTCGGCCTGTCCGGGCCCGGCGAGTTCGTGCTGTACGCGGTGCTCGCCGCCGCGATCGTGTGGGCGGGGCTGCGGCGCGGCGTGCGGTACGCCCGCGACGGCCAGGTGCTGCTCGCGGCCGCCGTCACCGGGTGCGTCGCGGTCGCCGTGGCGCCGACGGGGTGGCGGCACCAGCTGCTGTGGGTGCTGCTGGCGGTGGCGGGCCGGGTCGGGGCGCGGGCCGCGGACCGGCGGGTGTGGCCGGTCGCGGTGGTCCTGGCGGTGACACTGCCGAGTTCGGTGCTGCTGCCGAACCTGGCCGCGCTGGCGCCCGTACGGGACAACGTGCTGCTGCTGGCGGCGCTCGCTGCGGCCTGCGCCGTGCCGTTCCTGCCGCGCAGCTCCCCGTACTGGCGGACGCCGGTGCCGACGGAGTACGGGCGTCCGGCGGCGGCGCGCTGGTCGCGGATCCCGCTCCTGCCGCTGTGGCGGCGGGTGCTGACCCGGCCGAACCTGCTGCTGGAGCTGCTGCTGATACGGGTCGGGTACTCGGTCTACTCGCACATCCGGGCCGCCGCGCCCGCCTCCCGCAGCCTCGCGGAGGAGAACGGCGGGCAGATCCACGCCGTCGAGCGGGCGCTCGGCATCGACATCGAACACGCCGTCAACCAGGCGGTGGTGGCGACGCCGTGGCTGGAGGGGTTCTTCAACTTCTACTACACGTCGTTCCACTTCGTGGTGCCGCTGTCGATCCTGGGCGTGCTGTACTGGCGGCGGCCCGCCGACTACCGGTGGGCGCGCGCCTCGCTGGGGCTGGCCACCGTCCTGGCCCTCGCCGGGTTCTGGCTGTACCCGCTGGCGCCGCCGCGCCTGATGCCCGGCATGGGCTTCGTCGACACGGTGCACGGGCCGCAGGACCTCGCCAACCCGCAGTACGGCGCGATGACGGCCATCTCCAACCAGTACGCGGCGATGCCGTCGCTGCACTTCGGCTGGTCGCTGTGGTGCGGGATCGTGGTCGTCGTACTGGCGCCGAAGGCCTGGCAGAAGCTGCTCGGGGCGCTGCACCCGCTGATCACGGTGTGTGCGATCGTCGCGACGGCCAACCACTGGGTGCTGGACGCGGTCGGCGGCGCGGCGGTCGTCGGCGCCGGGTTCGGGCTGGTGCACGTGCTGTCCGGGCCGCGGTGGCTCCAGGTGAGGCTGCCGGCGCAGGGCTCCCCGCCCGGCGGTGGCGGGGCCGAGCCGGCCGCCGGGGCCGGAACACGGGCCTCCGCCCGCTCGTAG